The nucleotide window AGCTCCACGTCCAAAGATGTCTCTTCTTCTCAAGGACTTACATTGAAAATTAcagtgagccttggttcctcccaaggtttcttcctcagctctgagggagtttctccctggcctcactctcctggggatttatacatttttacattctttacatttttacgttttatgtcaaaactttgtcttaacTGGaactctgtgaagctgctttgtgacatcatcaggtgtaaaaaagcgctatacatataaatttgatttgatttgattacatTCCTTGAGAGTAAAGTTTTGGTTTATATCAATCACATTGGGTCTGAAATAatttttctcatttatttttccTCCTCCAGAAAAGACTGACGTCCATTTGTAAGTCTTTTCCAAGGCTTCCGTCCCCTTATCTACTTTAGGTTTATTTCCCATGAATTTATCTGGaagattatatatttttatatttaaacattcttGCCAAACAAGATAATGGCATCCAAAACGAACTCCGCTTCTCAACAAATGGctgaaacaaaaaaagaagaggACAATAATGATGTTAACAAGAGGAAAATTcaccactgttcagagtgtgggaagggtTTTAATCAAAAGAGTTACATTCAACTTCACCAGCGAATTCACACCAGAGAGAACCTCTATCACTGCACAGACTGTGGCAAGAGCTTTAACTTCGAGACTAACCTCAAATCGCATCAGctgattcacactggagagaagccCTTTCAGTGCCtcgagtgtgggaagagttttagaGAAAGAGGGACTCTGAGGATTCACCAGCGTATTCATACCGAAGAAAAACCGTATTCCTGCCTGGTGTGTGGGAGGTGTTTTACCCAGCAGAGCAGTCTACAGCGGCACCGACGAATTCAtaccggagagaaaccgtattacTGCACCGAGTGCGGGAAAAGCTTTAGACAGCGGAACATTCTTCAGCTTCACAAGcgaattcacactggagagaaaccatgTTACTGTTCACATTGTGGAAACGGCTTCAGAGACAGGAGCACTCTCAAAAACCATGAGCGAATTCATACCGGAGAGAagccgtatcagtgctcagagtgtagGAAGAATTTTACGAGCCGGAGTACTCTCAAAATACACCAGAGGATTCACACCGGACTGAAGCCATTTGACTGCGCtgagtgtgggaggagtttcaTACGACACAGTGATCTTCTGCTACACCAGAGAATTCATACTGGAGAGAAGCCTTATTATTGTTCTGAGTGTGGGCGGAGCTTCAGACATTCCAGCACTATGAGGATGCACAAATGCAGCAAGACAGAGGCTGAAAGGAatgatgtgtgtttgtcagAAGCTAGTTCTTAGACTAACTCCACGCTAAGAGATGATTTTATCAACAGCTGAACTGTGATTATTTGTAAGAATATAATATGTACGGTCCATTATAATTCCAAACCGCCAAAAAAAGTATAAGTATCAGTTCTCCTTCTAGAGCGCCCCCCTGAGGTTGAACTCTGCTATTTACATGGATGAGTCACCATTTTGGAGTAGTGTTATAGTATGCAAATCAGTGGCCTGTGTTCCCGCCCTCTGTTCCTGCCCTTGATGACACCCACGTCATGATGTGTTCACACTGTAAGAGAAGAATGTAGGAACAGCCCAGTGGAccagtcatacacacacctccCCCTCCATTTGGGTGCCCCACAACAAAAATAAAGGCACATTGTTTTCCGCACTGAGGAAGACTGCCACAgatggtttttgtgtgtgtgtgtgtaaaaaaataagacGTGTTTCTTTTGAATTGaaggaataaaatatttatggcAGACATTTAGAAAAGTGCATGGTTTCACATCGTTTTTGATTCAGAATGATTTTAATGTTGTACACAGTGAATCTGCTGCAACAGCATTtggtgttttctgttttaatttctttaaaattttAATCTTTTTAAAGTGCTTGAGGAAATGTGCATTGTTCACATCATTTCACTTCAGACATCAGTGAGTTTCATAACTGTTCTTTATtcaaatttatattaaatattgtgtGAAAAACATTGTGAAGGTAATTGTTTACAGAATGTATTGTTACACTTTTATTATTACGCTGTAAAATGCCTGTATATACACTctgtaaataaaggtgctataaaAGGTTCTTTGTGTGGTGctgtagaagaaccacttttggttccataaagaaccatttttgctgatGTGTTTAAATTGGTGAAGAACATAAGACAGAGTGATGGAttattaaacctttaaaagatttttcacacatgcatttcGTACACAAAattggttctttatggaaccaggTGTGGTTCATCTGTGAAAGTGTTGTGATTGTTGAGTATTAATTCCAAATTATTTgattcagaaaaaaattaaatgccaC belongs to Hoplias malabaricus isolate fHopMal1 chromosome 9, fHopMal1.hap1, whole genome shotgun sequence and includes:
- the LOC136707123 gene encoding zinc finger protein 239-like — translated: MASKTNSASQQMAETKKEEDNNDVNKRKIHHCSECGKGFNQKSYIQLHQRIHTRENLYHCTDCGKSFNFETNLKSHQLIHTGEKPFQCLECGKSFRERGTLRIHQRIHTEEKPYSCLVCGRCFTQQSSLQRHRRIHTGEKPYYCTECGKSFRQRNILQLHKRIHTGEKPCYCSHCGNGFRDRSTLKNHERIHTGEKPYQCSECRKNFTSRSTLKIHQRIHTGLKPFDCAECGRSFIRHSDLLLHQRIHTGEKPYYCSECGRSFRHSSTMRMHKCSKTEAERNDVCLSEASS